A window from Sphaeramia orbicularis unplaced genomic scaffold, fSphaOr1.1, whole genome shotgun sequence encodes these proteins:
- the eef1b2 gene encoding elongation factor 1-beta isoform X1, translating to MGFGDLKSSSGLKVLNDFLSDRSYIEGFVPSQADVVVFDAVTTPPPADLCHALRWFRHIQSYQNQKNSLPGVQKPLGQYGPAGVADTTSSSAPAAAEDDDDFDLFGSDEEEDAEAARLKEERLAAYAAKKAKKPAVIAKSSILLDVKPWDDETDMVKLEECVRSIQMDGLVWGQSKLVPVGYGIKKLQIGCVVEDDKVGTDVLEEQITAFEDYVQSMDVAAFNKI from the exons ATGGGCTTCGGTGACCTGAAATCCTCCTCCGGACTCAAAGTCCTCAATGACTTCCTGTCGGACCGCAGCTACATAGAAGG GTTCGTCCCCTCTCAGGCTGACGTGGTGGTCTTTGACGCTGTGACGACCCCGCCCCCCGCTGACCTGTGCCACGCCCTCCGCTGGTTCAGACACATCCAGTCCTATCAGAACCAGAAGAACAG tcTTCCAGGTGTGCAGAAGCCTCTGGGTCAGTACGGTCCTGCAGGTGTGGCCGACACCACCTCAAGCTCCGCCCCCGCCGCCGCAGAGGACGATGACGACTTCGACCTGTTTGGCTCTGACGAGGAG gaggATGCGGAGGCGGCCCGTCTGAAGGAGGAGCGTCTTGCAGCGTACGCCGCTAAAAAGGCCAAGA AGCCCGCCGTCATCGCTAAGTCGTCCATCCTGTTGGATGTGAAGCCGTGGGACGATGAGACGGACATGGTCAAACTGGAGGAGTGTGTGCGGAGCATCCAGATGGACGGGCTGGTGTGGGGACAGT CCAAACTGGTCCCAGTGGGTTATGGCATTAAGAAGCTGCAGATCGGCTGTGTTGTGGAAGACGACAAG gtgGGCACAGACGTCCTGGAGGAGCAGATCACAGCCTTCGAGGACTACGTCCAGTCCATGGACGTGGCCGCCTTCAATAAAATCTGA
- the eef1b2 gene encoding elongation factor 1-beta isoform X2 — translation MGFGDLKSSSGLKVLNDFLSDRSYIEGFVPSQADVVVFDAVTTPPPADLCHALRWFRHIQSYQNQKNSLPGVQKPLGQYGPAGVADTTSSSAPAAAEDDDDFDLFGSDEEEDAEAARLKEERLAAYAAKKAKKPAVIAKSSILLDVKPWDDETDMVKLEECVRSIQMDGLVWGQCKDYTSHHALHLTDTWSWDL, via the exons ATGGGCTTCGGTGACCTGAAATCCTCCTCCGGACTCAAAGTCCTCAATGACTTCCTGTCGGACCGCAGCTACATAGAAGG GTTCGTCCCCTCTCAGGCTGACGTGGTGGTCTTTGACGCTGTGACGACCCCGCCCCCCGCTGACCTGTGCCACGCCCTCCGCTGGTTCAGACACATCCAGTCCTATCAGAACCAGAAGAACAG tcTTCCAGGTGTGCAGAAGCCTCTGGGTCAGTACGGTCCTGCAGGTGTGGCCGACACCACCTCAAGCTCCGCCCCCGCCGCCGCAGAGGACGATGACGACTTCGACCTGTTTGGCTCTGACGAGGAG gaggATGCGGAGGCGGCCCGTCTGAAGGAGGAGCGTCTTGCAGCGTACGCCGCTAAAAAGGCCAAGA AGCCCGCCGTCATCGCTAAGTCGTCCATCCTGTTGGATGTGAAGCCGTGGGACGATGAGACGGACATGGTCAAACTGGAGGAGTGTGTGCGGAGCATCCAGATGGACGGGCTGGTGTGGGGACAGTGTAAGGACTACACATCCCATCATGCACTGCacctg ACTGACACATGGAGCTGGGACCTGTAA